From Salvia splendens isolate huo1 chromosome 3, SspV2, whole genome shotgun sequence, a single genomic window includes:
- the LOC121794688 gene encoding uncharacterized protein LOC121794688: MAGGGDHHHHHADGAHGGDFRAKVWSMTGGANCRPKHWKRNTAVAMAGIVLICIPIAMKSAQIEQRPHLPVRPIPSQMWCKNFGNKDY; this comes from the exons ATGGCCGGCGGCGgagaccaccaccaccaccacgcAGATGGGGCACACGGCGGAGATTTCAGGGCCAAAGTGTGGAGCATGACGGGAGGGGCCAACTGCCGCCCCAAGCACTGGAAGCGCAACACCGCCGTCGCCATGGCCGGCATCGTCCTGATCTGTATCCCCATCGCCATGAAATCTGCCCAGATTGAG CAACGTCCACATCTTCCTGTGCGCCCAATTCCCTCCCAGATGTGGTGCAAAAATTTTGGAAACAAGGACTATTAG
- the LOC121794689 gene encoding membrane steroid-binding protein 2-like, translating to MALQLWETLKESITAYTGLSPATFFTVLALGLTLYYVVSSLFGSSDGGHAHDRSRGFEEQMEPLPPPVQLGEITAEELKLYDGSNSEKPLLMAIKGQIYDVTQSRMFYGPGGPYALFAGKDASRALAKMSFEDKDLNGDLTGLGVFEMEALQDWEYKFMSKYVKVGTVKTTVPVTDGAAQSEATDTSPSDAAKPAEEAAEGHVAKPAEDGPSETAAPKETEETTTAAADVDVEKKE from the exons ATGGCCCTTCAATTGTGGGAGACATTGAAAGAATCGATCACCGCCTACACAGGGCTATCTCCGGCTACTTTCTTCACGGTTCTTGCTCTAGGCCTCACGCTTTACTACGTTGTCTCCAGTTTGTTCGGCTCCTCTGATGGCGGCCACGCCCATGACAGGTCCAGAGGCTTTGAGGAACAGATGGAGCCTCTTCCCCCTCCTGTTCAGCTTGGTGAGATCACCGCAGAGGAGTTGAAACTCTACGATGGCTCTAATTCCGAGAAGCCTCTACTCATGGCCATCAAGGGCCAGATCTATGATGTCACGCAGAGCAG GATGTTTTATGGACCTGGTGGACCTTATGCATTGTTTGCGGGGAAGGATGCTAGTAGAGCTCTTGCAAAAATGTCATTCGAGGATAAAGATCTTAATGGTGATCTTACTGGGCTGGGCGTGTTTGAGATGGAAGCTCTGCAAGATTGGGAATACAAGTTCATGAGCAAATATGTGAAGGTGGGAACTGTCAAGACAACCGTGCCAGTAACCGATGGTGCCGCCCAAAGTGAAGCAACCGATACTTCTCCAAGTGATGCTGCTAAACCGGCAGAAGAAGCTGCCGAGGGTCATGTTGCTAAACCTGCTGAAGATGGTCCATCGGAGACTGCTGCTCCTAAGGAAACTGAGGAAACCACCACTGCTGCTGCTGATGTTGATGTCGAGAAAAAGGAGTGA
- the LOC121794686 gene encoding WD repeat-containing protein RUP2-like — translation MKNSSADTPRCDWDFKLSAVISSSSSPSSDAIGVLEFDPTNSLLATGGIARKIRIYTAANLPILKEGCDYCIYTPAKLSSLKWKPRSGSRLLGSGDYDGVVMEYDLERRLPVFERDEHGGRRVWSIDYSAADPSLGASASDDGTMQMWDTRCDAGTSVAAVRPDRAGFSPVCCVEFDPLGGPTVALGCADRRIYGYDVRKAAEPVFVLEGHEKAVSYARFMDSETIVSSSIDGSLMTWHVEDRRLIRRYRGHVNSRRFVGLSVWRGSGGLLSCGSENNRVFVYDRRWGDPIWACGFDAAPQQNQGFVSSVCWRQTAGDCCTLVAGGSDGVLKVFEGRPRD, via the coding sequence ATGAAAAACTCCTCCGCTGATACACCCCGCTGCGACTGGGATTTCAAACTCTCCGCCGtcatctcctcctcctcctccccctcctccgaCGCCATCGGCGTCCTCGAGTTCGACCCCACCAACTCCCTCCTCGCCACCGGCGGAATCGCCCGCAAAATCAGAATCTACACCGCTGCGAACCTTCCAATACTAAAAGAGGGATGCGACTACTGCATTTACACACCGGCCAAACTCAGCAGCCTCAAGTGGAAGCCGCGCTCCGGATCCCGCCTCCTCGGATCCGGAGACTACGACGGCGTCGTCATGGAGTACGACCTCGAGAGGCGCCTCCCTGTCTTCGAGCGCGACGAGCACGGCGGGAGGCGCGTCTGGAGCATTGACTACTCTGCCGCGGACCCCTCCCTCGGCGCGTCCGCCTCAGACGACGGGACCATGCAAATGTGGGACACGCGCTGCGATGCTGGGACATCCGTGGCCGCGGTCCGGCCCGACCGGGCGGGTTTCAGCCCGGTCTGCTGTGTGGAGTTCGACCCGCTCGGCGGTCCGACCGTGGCCCTGGGATGCGCGGACAGGAGAATATACGGCTACGATGTGCGGAAGGCAGCCGAGCCGGTTTTCGTATTGGAGGGGCACGAGAAAGCCGTGAGCTACGCGAGGTTTATGGATTCGGAAACGATAGTTTCTTCTTCGATCGACGGGAGCTTGATGACATGGCATGTGGAGGATCGTCGGCTTATTCGGAGGTATAGAGGACACGTCAACAGCCGGAGATTTGTGGGGTTATCGGTGTGGAGAGGAAGCGGTGGGCTGTTGAGCTGTGGGTCGGAGAATAACCGTGTTTTTGTCTACGATAGGAGGTGGGGAGACCCGATTTGGGCATGCGGGTTTGACGCGGCGCCGCAGCAGAATCAAGGTTTCGTCAGCAGCGTGTGCTGGCGGCAGACGGCTGGGGACTGCTGCACGCTAGTGGCGGGTGGCTCCGATGGGGTGTTGAAGGTGTTTGAAGGTCGACCAAGGGATTGA